The Pseudomonas kermanshahensis genome contains a region encoding:
- the atpA gene encoding F0F1 ATP synthase subunit alpha gives MQQLNPSEISEIIKGRIDNLDVSSQARNEGTVVSVSDGIVRIHGLADVMYGEMIEFPGGVYGMALNLEQDSVGAVILGAYDTLAEGMSAKCTGRILEVPVGKELLGRVVDALGNPIDGKGPLGNTQTDAVEKVAPGVIWRKSVDQPVQTGYKSVDAMIPVGRGQRELIIGDRQIGKTAMAIDAIINQKDSGIFCVYVAVGQKRSTVANIVRKLEENDALKNTIVVVASASESAALQFLAPYAGCTMGEFFRDRGEDALIVYDDLSKQAVAYRQISLLLRRPPGREAYPGDVFYLHSRLLERASRVSEEYVEKFTNGAVTGKTGSLTALPIIETQAGDVSAFVPTNVISITDGQIFLESAMFNSGIRPAVNAGVSVSRVGGAAQTKIIKKLSGGIRTALAQYRELAAFAQFASDLDEATRKQLEHGQRVTELMKQKQYAPMSIADMALSLYAAERGFLTDVEVSKIGSFEQALIAFFNRDHAELMAKINVKGDFNDEIDAGLKAGIEKFKATQTW, from the coding sequence ATGCAGCAACTCAATCCTTCCGAAATTAGTGAAATCATCAAGGGCCGCATCGACAACCTCGATGTGAGCTCCCAAGCCCGTAACGAAGGTACCGTCGTTTCGGTTTCCGACGGTATCGTGCGGATCCACGGTCTGGCCGACGTCATGTACGGCGAAATGATCGAGTTCCCTGGCGGCGTCTACGGCATGGCCCTGAACCTGGAGCAAGACTCCGTAGGTGCAGTGATCCTGGGTGCATACGACACCCTCGCCGAAGGCATGAGCGCCAAGTGCACCGGCCGCATCCTGGAAGTTCCGGTTGGTAAGGAACTGCTGGGTCGCGTCGTCGACGCACTGGGCAACCCGATCGACGGCAAAGGCCCGCTGGGCAACACTCAGACCGACGCGGTCGAGAAAGTTGCTCCAGGCGTGATCTGGCGTAAGTCGGTAGACCAGCCTGTACAGACTGGCTACAAGTCCGTTGACGCCATGATCCCTGTCGGCCGTGGCCAGCGTGAGCTGATCATCGGTGACCGTCAGATCGGCAAGACCGCCATGGCCATCGACGCCATCATCAACCAGAAAGACTCCGGTATTTTCTGTGTGTATGTTGCTGTCGGCCAGAAGCGTTCCACCGTTGCCAACATCGTTCGCAAGCTGGAAGAAAACGACGCACTGAAAAACACCATCGTGGTGGTTGCCAGTGCTTCGGAATCCGCCGCACTGCAATTCCTGGCGCCATACGCCGGTTGCACCATGGGCGAGTTCTTCCGTGACCGCGGTGAAGACGCACTGATCGTTTACGATGACCTGTCCAAGCAGGCCGTTGCCTACCGTCAGATCTCCCTGCTGCTGCGCCGTCCACCAGGACGTGAAGCGTACCCAGGCGACGTGTTCTATCTCCACTCCCGTCTGCTGGAGCGTGCATCGCGCGTTTCGGAAGAGTACGTCGAGAAGTTCACCAACGGTGCTGTGACTGGCAAAACCGGTTCCCTGACCGCGCTGCCGATCATCGAAACCCAGGCTGGCGACGTTTCCGCGTTCGTTCCGACCAACGTGATCTCGATCACCGACGGTCAGATCTTCCTGGAATCGGCCATGTTCAACTCGGGCATCCGCCCTGCAGTGAACGCCGGTGTTTCGGTATCCCGCGTAGGTGGTGCCGCTCAGACCAAGATCATCAAGAAGCTGTCCGGTGGTATTCGTACCGCTCTGGCTCAGTACCGTGAACTGGCTGCATTCGCCCAGTTCGCTTCCGATCTGGACGAAGCGACCCGCAAGCAGCTGGAGCATGGTCAGCGCGTTACCGAGCTGATGAAGCAGAAGCAGTACGCGCCAATGTCCATCGCGGACATGGCCCTGTCGCTGTACGCCGCTGAGCGTGGTTTCCTGACTGACGTAGAAGTCTCCAAGATCGGTAGCTTCGAGCAAGCACTGATCGCCTTCTTCAACCGTGATCACGCTGAACTGATGGCGAAGATCAACGTGAAGGGTGACTTCAACGACGAAATCGACGCTGGCCTGAAAGCCGGTATCGAGAAGTTCAAGGCCACCCAGACCTGGTAA